DNA from Leptospira yasudae:
ATCCGCAATAAAAAGATGGAGGAGATCTACAAGGAAGTCATCGACGATTCCAAGTATATCTTCCCTGATTCGTACGTGAAGGAAGAATCCGAGCACGTGTTCCATAACATGATCCACGAATTCAGACTTCCGCACATTACCATGGAAAAATACGCCGAGATGATCAAAAAGGATCTGAAGGAAGTTCAAGAATCCTTTAAGAATCTGGCTGAAACCCGTCTCAAGCACTTCTTTACCCGTCAAAAAATCGCGCAAACCGAGAATATCACCTATTCCGATGCGGATTTTGATGCAGATTTAGAAAAACTTGCGTCAAGTTACCAAATTTCCCTGTCCGATCTTAAAAAAGAGCTGGAAAAGGGAAAACTCATGGATAATTATCGAGAGAATTTTTTCGCAAAAAAGGTGGATGATACCCTCTTTGATCTTGTAGAAAAGAAATACACTGACAAATTGAGTATTGCGCAAGTGAAAGACTATCTGAACCAAAAGGAAGAACAGAAAGCATGAGTGTAATCCCGTATGTGATCGAGCAGACGAGTAGAGGGGAAAGATCCTATGATATTTTTTCCCGCCTTTTAAAAGATAGAATCATCTTTCTCGGGAATGCAATCAACGATGATTACGCGAACGTGATTACGGCGCAGTTGTTATTCCTCGAGGCCGAAAACCCCGAAAGAGACATTTATCTTTATCTCAATTCTCCCGGCGGATACGTTTCTTCCGGTCTTGCAATTTATGATACAATGCAGTATATTAAACCGGATGTAAGAACGCTTTGTTTGGGACAGGCTTCTTCCATGGCGGCTCTGCTTCTTGCGGGAGGGGCGGCCGGAAAACGTTCCGCGCTTCCGAATTCAAGAATCATGATGCACCAGCCAATGGGCGGAGCGACCGGACAGGCGAGCGACATTGAGATCCAAGCAAGAGAAGTTCTCAAGCTGAAAGAAATTCTCAACTCCATTTACCACAAACATACGGGAAAGAGTGTTGAGCAAATTCAGAAGGATACCGAAAGAAACTTTTATATGACTGCGGAAGAAGCGAAGAATTACGGAATCATCGACACCGTCATTCAGATCGACCGCAAACAGGCTTAATAAGGAGAAATCCCTTGGCTAAGAAAACACCGGGAACCAACGGTAAACAAAAACTATTCTGCTCTTTTTGCGGAAAGGAACAGGATGCAGTAAAACGTTTAGTCGCGGGTCCGGGTGTTTATATCTGTGACGAGTGTATTTCTCTTTGTAACGAAATCATAGCGGAAGATCACGATCATACTCACGAGAAGTCGGAAGTATTCAGCGAGGTTCCAAGTCCCGCGGACATCAAATCCATTTTGGACCAGTATGTGATCGGACAAGATCACGCGAAGAAGGCCCTTTCCGTAGCGGTTTACAACCACTACAAACGCGTGAATCTGAAAGAAAAGAAATCCGATATCGAAATCGAAAAATCGAACATTCTTTTGATCGGACCGACCGGAAGCGGAAAAACCCTTCTCGCACAAACACTTGCAAGAATCATAAAGGTTCCGTTTGCGATCGTGGACGCGACCGCTCTTACCGAAGCGGGTTACGTGGGAGAAGATGTGGAGAACATCATTCTCAAGTTGATTCAAAACGCGGACAACGACATCAAAAAAGCGGAAGTGGGAATCATCTACATCGACGAGGTCGATAAGATTGCCCGCAAATCCGACAGCGCTTCGATTACGAGAGACGTAAGCGGAGAAGGCGTTCAACAAGCTCTTTTAAAAATCATCGAAGGAACTGTGGCGAACGTTCCTCCGCAAGGCGGAAGAAAACATCCGCATCAGGAATATTTACAAGTAGATACGAAGAACATTCTGTTTATCCTTGGAGGAGCCTTTGTGGATCTTCCGAACATCATCAAATCCAGAACCGGCGTAAAAACGATCGGTTTCGGCTCGGAAGAACAAAGAATCCAAGCCGACAGCAAGGATTCTTTGATGGAACAGGTGATTCCCGAGGATTTGATCAAGTTCGGTTTAATCCCCGAATTTATCGGAAGACTTCCGATCGTCGCGACTCTACAGGAGTTGGACGTGGATATGCTCAAACAAATCTTCCGCGAACCGAAGAACTCCGTTCTCAAACAATACACTCGTCTGCTCGAACTCGAAAACGTGAAACTCACATTCCGCGAAGATGCGATCGACAAAATCGCAGAACTCGCGATCAAACGGGAATCCGGTGCAAGAGGACTCAGAGCGATCGTGGAAAACATCATGCTGGATCTGATGTTCGATATTCCTTCCCGCAAGGACATCGAAGAAGTCATCATCACGGCGGAAGTGATCACGGACCGAGTGACTCCTACCTTAGTTCTCAAAAAAGAATCCAAAATCGCATAACGTTAGCGAAGCGACGCGCTCATTCCATTTTTTCGTTCCGCTTCGAAACGGACCGGAATGATTGCGAGTTGCGTTCTTATAGGAAACAAAAAACCGCGCGGCCCGAAATCGGGATCATCCGCGCGGTTTGAAATACAGGGTGGGTTCTCAATCGAACGGGGATCTACAGATGAATCGTAAACCCGACGTTGATTTGTCGAAACAAGCCCGGTTGGATTCCTTCCGGAAGCCGAGTCGAGATGTATCTCCGGTCTTGCAGATTTTTTCCGGAAATAAATAAGGACCAGTTATTCTTTTTATATCCCATGTTGACGTTTACAAGTTCGTAAGCGGGAATGACTCCGTTAAGACCGTCAGAGTCCGACTTGATATTGTTATATTCCAGCAAACTCTTTATTTGACTGTCCGAGGCCGCAGTGTCGTACCAATAAACGGATCTGGTATTTTGCAAGTCGTGAAACTGCTTGGAAAAATACTGCCATTCCGCCCTTACGTAAAAACCGGATTTCATAATGATCCCGATGGCAAGAGTCGCTACGTCCTTTGAAACGTAAGGAAGCCAATTTCCGTTCGTGTCTTTATGGAGGAGAGGGTCCGTATTACCTTTGATCCATGCGTCTAGATTGTAGGTGTATTGGTTCGACTTCGCCTCGTTTCTCGTGTAAATAACGTCTAACGGAACGTTCATGTTCCAATGAAAGAAGTTTCCGAAATCGAACGTAAAGTTAGTTTCCACACCTTTGTGTTGGGATTTTCCCGCGTTTATCGGTCGTGCGCCTAAATTTCCTCCCGCTGCGGAACTGTTGATGATCTGGTCTTGGAAATCCAGAAAATATCCGACCACCTGTAAGTTCAGATACTCAGTGATATCTCCCCTTACACCCGTTTCATAATTCCAGGATTTTTCAGCCTTTAGGGCGAGGTCTTGTGCCGTAGGGGAAATTGCGGATTCATAGCGTGGAGGCGCAAAACCGCGATGAATTCCCGAAAACCAGGTAAAATGATCGAAAAGATCGTATGTAATCCCGAATCCCGGCAAGACGATCTGCTGCGTGGTCTTTCCTTCCTTGTCGAATTGAAAGGTAGGATTCGAACCGGTGGTATAATTGAACGTAATTTCGTCAAAGTTCTGCCTTCCTCTCATGATAAGCCTGCTCTGAGTAAAGGACTCGTATCGTACGCCGGGAATTACGGACAACTTTTCCGTGAAACGGATTCTATCCTGCACATAGACGGAAAGGGCTTTCGCGGTTCTCTGTTCGTCGTCCCTTAGATCTCCGCTTTTTGCAAGACTGGTTCGAGACTCGATCGGAACAATCGGAGGGTTCGGATATCCGTTCGGATACGAAGCCGCGTCGTAGGTTCTAGGTCCCGTAAGGAGTTGTGCTCGGGCT
Protein-coding regions in this window:
- the clpP gene encoding ATP-dependent Clp endopeptidase proteolytic subunit ClpP, which codes for MSVIPYVIEQTSRGERSYDIFSRLLKDRIIFLGNAINDDYANVITAQLLFLEAENPERDIYLYLNSPGGYVSSGLAIYDTMQYIKPDVRTLCLGQASSMAALLLAGGAAGKRSALPNSRIMMHQPMGGATGQASDIEIQAREVLKLKEILNSIYHKHTGKSVEQIQKDTERNFYMTAEEAKNYGIIDTVIQIDRKQA
- the clpX gene encoding ATP-dependent Clp protease ATP-binding subunit ClpX — translated: MAKKTPGTNGKQKLFCSFCGKEQDAVKRLVAGPGVYICDECISLCNEIIAEDHDHTHEKSEVFSEVPSPADIKSILDQYVIGQDHAKKALSVAVYNHYKRVNLKEKKSDIEIEKSNILLIGPTGSGKTLLAQTLARIIKVPFAIVDATALTEAGYVGEDVENIILKLIQNADNDIKKAEVGIIYIDEVDKIARKSDSASITRDVSGEGVQQALLKIIEGTVANVPPQGGRKHPHQEYLQVDTKNILFILGGAFVDLPNIIKSRTGVKTIGFGSEEQRIQADSKDSLMEQVIPEDLIKFGLIPEFIGRLPIVATLQELDVDMLKQIFREPKNSVLKQYTRLLELENVKLTFREDAIDKIAELAIKRESGARGLRAIVENIMLDLMFDIPSRKDIEEVIITAEVITDRVTPTLVLKKESKIA
- a CDS encoding TonB-dependent receptor family protein is translated as MRQFLTVLLGVLFCTIPIVSQTNQEPNENSVPKKEPSKQQGNSEEADETSEESRWKKTEIRVIGEKKDLKRIPGSATIIGKKYLEQARPMDGMEVLRRVPGASIRYQDPAGLTMNLGFRGVSNEVSRKVLILEDGLFTSLNPYGEPEMYYTPSIERMERIEVVKGSGSILFGPSTIGGVVNFITRRPPKDPTFSVQTIGGENRYLSSMINYGGTFGNTGFDINVLRKQGDGFRNHQGFFVNEMNLKTVHQLNEKHSLTTKVGFHQQESQATYIGLTTGMFQHNPKDNPAENDKRTIERYSFSLGHEWNLGDKTKLITRIYSAYTQRNWARQEYSRNSSASSTRPVDTLNTFDGEPFTSRYGDTVWMRGTNAHRDRTYKFAGIESKLETEFDTGSLKHELDLGIRYHYDSARAQLLTGPRTYDAASYPNGYPNPPIVPIESRTSLAKSGDLRDDEQRTAKALSVYVQDRIRFTEKLSVIPGVRYESFTQSRLIMRGRQNFDEITFNYTTGSNPTFQFDKEGKTTQQIVLPGFGITYDLFDHFTWFSGIHRGFAPPRYESAISPTAQDLALKAEKSWNYETGVRGDITEYLNLQVVGYFLDFQDQIINSSAAGGNLGARPINAGKSQHKGVETNFTFDFGNFFHWNMNVPLDVIYTRNEAKSNQYTYNLDAWIKGNTDPLLHKDTNGNWLPYVSKDVATLAIGIIMKSGFYVRAEWQYFSKQFHDLQNTRSVYWYDTAASDSQIKSLLEYNNIKSDSDGLNGVIPAYELVNVNMGYKKNNWSLFISGKNLQDRRYISTRLPEGIQPGLFRQINVGFTIHL